A single region of the Halobacterium wangiae genome encodes:
- a CDS encoding aminopeptidase, which produces MTDLRTAAETAVEQCLALGADESCVVVTDDKRQPIGEALYEVASEVSEDTTILRYPPLDQHGEEPPAPVAAAMEAADVFLAPTTKSLSHTRARGAACDAGARGATLPGITEDVFTTGLDADYETIRQHCEDVLAQVAGADEVRVTTDAGTDITFEPGAREWHDDTGIVHDAGDFSNLPAGEVFVSPEDANGTYVVDGTMRPHGRLDGEELRFEVEDGFVTHISDDEIRGQVETASEEVGRDAYNLAELGIGTNVAVTELVGSVLLDEKAAGTVHIAIGDDAGIGGDTDAPLHLDGILKDPTVFADGEEIDLPTA; this is translated from the coding sequence ACGAGTCCTGTGTGGTAGTCACAGACGACAAGCGCCAGCCCATCGGCGAAGCACTCTACGAGGTGGCCAGCGAGGTCAGCGAGGACACCACGATTCTCCGCTACCCGCCCCTCGACCAGCACGGCGAGGAGCCGCCGGCACCGGTCGCAGCGGCGATGGAGGCCGCGGACGTCTTCCTCGCGCCGACCACGAAGAGTCTGAGTCACACGCGCGCTCGCGGCGCGGCCTGCGACGCGGGCGCCCGCGGCGCGACGCTCCCGGGCATCACCGAGGACGTGTTCACGACGGGCCTGGACGCCGACTACGAGACCATCCGCCAGCACTGCGAGGACGTGCTCGCGCAGGTCGCGGGCGCCGACGAGGTCCGCGTCACCACGGACGCCGGCACGGACATCACGTTCGAACCGGGCGCCCGCGAGTGGCACGACGACACGGGCATCGTCCACGACGCCGGCGACTTCTCGAACCTCCCCGCGGGCGAGGTGTTCGTCTCCCCCGAGGACGCCAACGGGACCTACGTCGTCGATGGCACGATGCGCCCCCACGGCCGCCTCGACGGAGAGGAGCTCCGTTTCGAGGTCGAGGACGGCTTCGTCACCCACATCTCCGACGACGAGATCCGCGGGCAGGTCGAGACCGCGAGCGAAGAGGTCGGCCGGGACGCCTACAACCTCGCGGAGCTCGGCATCGGGACGAACGTCGCGGTCACGGAACTCGTCGGCAGCGTCCTCCTCGACGAGAAGGCCGCGGGCACCGTCCACATCGCCATCGGCGACGACGCCGGCATCGGCGGCGACACCGACGCCCCGCTCCACCTCGACGGCATCCTCAAGGACCCGACTGTGTTCGCCGACGGCGAGGAAATCGACCTCCCGACTGCGTAA
- a CDS encoding HVO_0476 family zinc finger protein → MSENAGEHVPFECPSCSPDLETVHEVLTTGGGNATVQCTECGHVHKEPTTEDRTVEREVVVSQDGESFTGSAEFDPGETVYEGDEFIVETEETIAQVRVTSIEVGPEDRTTRADAADIDTVWTRAVDNVSVDVTVHPKDGDEGSRSLTVHVPGDYEFVVGETQEFGDETVSVTGIHVRESAIESYKFPKLGEDGDTVFAKDVKRVYGDDESSTAWSAW, encoded by the coding sequence ATGAGCGAGAACGCCGGGGAGCACGTCCCCTTCGAGTGTCCGTCCTGTTCGCCGGACCTCGAGACCGTCCACGAAGTCCTGACGACCGGTGGGGGCAACGCCACCGTGCAGTGTACCGAGTGCGGGCACGTCCACAAGGAACCGACCACCGAAGACCGGACCGTCGAGCGCGAGGTCGTCGTCTCCCAGGACGGCGAGTCCTTCACGGGGAGCGCGGAGTTCGACCCCGGGGAGACCGTCTACGAGGGCGACGAGTTCATCGTGGAGACCGAGGAGACCATCGCGCAGGTGCGCGTGACGAGCATCGAGGTCGGGCCGGAGGACCGCACCACCCGGGCGGACGCCGCGGACATCGATACGGTGTGGACGCGCGCGGTGGACAACGTCTCCGTCGACGTGACCGTCCACCCGAAGGACGGCGACGAGGGGAGTCGGAGCCTGACGGTCCACGTGCCCGGCGACTACGAGTTCGTCGTCGGGGAGACCCAGGAGTTCGGCGACGAGACGGTGTCGGTGACGGGTATCCACGTCCGGGAGAGCGCCATCGAGTCGTACAAGTTCCCGAAACTCGGCGAGGACGGCGACACGGTGTTCGCCAAGGACGTCAAGCGAGTGTACGGGGACGACGAGTCGAGCACCGCGTGGTCGGCCTGGTAG
- a CDS encoding protein-L-isoaspartate(D-aspartate) O-methyltransferase: MTRERERERLADALASRPNVSDSAAAAIRAVPRHEFIPEGRREHAYDDRPLPIGEGQTISAPHMVAIMATELDLQSGERVLEVGTGCGYHAAVTAELVGPANVYSVEFVADLADRATETLADAGYSDVSVRVGDGREGWPEHAPYDAAYLTCAAPEFPPAVVEQVRAGGRLVAPIGDARQRLVHAVKREDGSLDRTDRGGVRFVRMQGD; this comes from the coding sequence ATGACGAGGGAGCGCGAGCGGGAGCGACTCGCGGACGCGCTCGCCTCGCGGCCGAACGTCAGCGACAGCGCCGCCGCCGCGATCCGCGCGGTGCCTCGCCACGAGTTCATCCCGGAGGGGCGACGCGAGCACGCCTACGACGACCGCCCGCTCCCCATCGGCGAGGGCCAGACCATCAGCGCGCCACACATGGTCGCGATCATGGCGACGGAACTCGACCTCCAGTCCGGCGAGCGCGTCCTGGAGGTCGGGACGGGGTGTGGCTACCACGCCGCGGTGACCGCGGAACTCGTCGGTCCTGCGAACGTCTACTCCGTCGAGTTCGTCGCGGACCTCGCCGACCGAGCGACAGAGACGCTCGCGGACGCGGGCTACAGCGACGTCTCCGTGCGCGTGGGCGACGGCCGCGAGGGCTGGCCCGAGCACGCACCCTACGACGCCGCGTACCTGACGTGTGCGGCCCCGGAGTTCCCGCCGGCGGTCGTCGAGCAAGTCCGGGCGGGAGGTCGGCTGGTCGCGCCCATCGGGGACGCCCGCCAGCGCCTCGTCCACGCGGTGAAACGCGAGGACGGCAGCCTCGACCGCACCGACAGGGGTGGGGTGCGGTTCGTGCGGATGCAGGGCGACTGA
- a CDS encoding class I SAM-dependent methyltransferase translates to MDYRELLLLRAARETGVLDALVSTADTPAEVAETAGVTERAAELTVDALLEMGLLEQVGDAVEPTNRMLGFITKTDVRSVGTLPHELDRVEALVALPETMRTGDPPVPRGNALRNRLGARAAEDDASVRAAVTAAVREQPDAESVLVVDDGPGRHAVEFARRGFDVTMLAEQRVVDAVRPLLGTERVDLLAGDPLAGADGSFDVVFHARVAHGYGPEENRQLLAAAREALVDGGLAVHVDVLRDGTPDAGLTAELLAGTGAGECHAAETVGEWFTDAGFEAVREGDVPGTEYGFVAGRRRAVE, encoded by the coding sequence ATGGACTATCGGGAACTGCTGTTGCTGCGCGCCGCCCGTGAGACCGGCGTGCTCGACGCGCTCGTCTCCACAGCGGACACGCCCGCGGAGGTCGCGGAGACGGCCGGGGTCACGGAGCGGGCCGCGGAACTGACCGTCGACGCGCTGCTGGAGATGGGGCTGCTGGAGCAGGTCGGAGACGCGGTGGAGCCGACCAACCGGATGCTTGGGTTCATCACCAAGACGGACGTGCGCTCGGTCGGGACGCTCCCCCACGAACTCGACCGCGTGGAGGCCCTGGTGGCGCTCCCGGAGACGATGCGCACGGGCGACCCGCCGGTTCCCCGGGGAAACGCCCTCCGGAACCGGCTGGGGGCGCGCGCCGCGGAGGACGACGCGAGCGTCCGCGCCGCGGTCACCGCCGCCGTCCGCGAGCAGCCTGACGCCGAGTCCGTGCTCGTGGTCGACGACGGGCCCGGGCGGCACGCCGTGGAGTTCGCGCGCCGGGGGTTCGACGTGACGATGCTCGCCGAGCAGCGCGTCGTCGACGCCGTTCGCCCGTTGCTGGGCACCGAGCGCGTCGACCTTCTGGCTGGCGACCCGCTGGCGGGCGCGGACGGGAGCTTCGACGTCGTCTTCCACGCGCGAGTCGCCCACGGCTACGGGCCCGAGGAGAACCGCCAGTTGCTCGCGGCTGCACGGGAGGCGCTCGTCGACGGTGGTCTCGCCGTCCACGTCGACGTGCTCCGTGACGGCACGCCGGACGCCGGGCTGACGGCGGAGCTGCTGGCGGGTACCGGGGCGGGGGAGTGTCACGCCGCCGAGACGGTCGGGGAGTGGTTCACCGACGCGGGCTTCGAGGCGGTTCGAGAGGGGGACGTTCCGGGGACGGAGTACGGATTCGTGGCGGGTCGCAGGCGCGCAGTTGAATAG
- a CDS encoding protein-L-isoaspartate O-methyltransferase family protein, with protein MEFAALRDEMVDSLEHDTKAVVEAHPTGRAMRAVPRHEFVDEEHRAYTDQSFRHRDTAILSPSMAGRLLSALAPEAGDDVLVVGVGVGYTAAVLAEIVGGEHVHAVDIDRRLVYDARANLASAGYGDVLVDCRDGAEGLPEYAPFDRIVVEAAAVDAPAALLEQLAPGGRLVFPRGSGDQTLVAVEDGETVGVHGPVAFAPLLVDGEQGSAVERNRTVREDHERAVRAAESRGGWEHEWIDWENR; from the coding sequence ATGGAGTTCGCGGCGCTGCGGGACGAGATGGTCGACAGCCTCGAACACGACACGAAGGCTGTCGTCGAGGCCCACCCGACGGGCCGCGCGATGCGGGCGGTGCCCCGCCACGAGTTCGTCGACGAGGAGCACCGCGCGTACACCGACCAGTCGTTCCGGCACCGGGACACGGCGATTCTCTCGCCGTCGATGGCCGGTCGGCTGCTGAGCGCGCTCGCCCCGGAGGCGGGCGACGACGTGCTCGTCGTGGGCGTCGGCGTCGGCTACACGGCGGCGGTGCTCGCGGAGATCGTCGGCGGCGAGCACGTCCACGCGGTGGACATCGACCGGCGACTCGTGTACGACGCGCGGGCGAACCTCGCGAGCGCCGGCTACGGCGACGTGCTGGTCGACTGCCGGGACGGCGCGGAAGGGTTGCCGGAGTACGCGCCGTTCGACCGCATCGTCGTCGAGGCCGCGGCCGTAGACGCGCCCGCCGCGCTGCTCGAGCAGCTCGCACCCGGCGGCCGACTTGTGTTCCCCCGGGGGAGTGGCGACCAGACGCTGGTCGCGGTGGAGGACGGGGAGACCGTGGGCGTCCACGGCCCCGTCGCGTTCGCGCCGCTGCTGGTCGACGGCGAGCAGGGGAGCGCCGTCGAACGCAACCGGACCGTGCGGGAGGACCACGAGCGCGCGGTGCGCGCGGCGGAGTCCCGCGGCGGCTGGGAGCACGAGTGGATCGACTGGGAGAACCGCTAG
- the artA gene encoding archaeosortase A: MTALTDTLAWFVVATFGASAILQGESRRTSRYAAVLAWVLFAAFWGLLTPHFAFVQRSIVEGVLSAAAVPACLYTAYLVGSGRKDLETLTRAVAIMGLLYLPFQTIEPLRQFAIESVAQQAKWVMAQLGYHPPIVDGDHGYHSRFVFTGENRMTGEAGHRFTTTVLLACTGVGSMSIVGGLALAVKAPLRRRLLALAITLPVIYGLNIVRVVFIAIAHGEQWFAGQTVQNLVFTMFATGDANMVSYLFADRVLAQSLSVVVLVALTLALLRVVPELGGVVEDVAYIATGNEYDVTERFAQ, from the coding sequence ATGACCGCCCTGACCGATACGCTCGCGTGGTTCGTCGTCGCGACCTTCGGTGCGAGCGCGATCCTCCAGGGGGAGTCACGACGGACGAGTCGCTACGCGGCCGTTCTCGCGTGGGTACTGTTCGCCGCGTTCTGGGGACTGCTCACGCCGCACTTCGCGTTCGTCCAGCGCAGCATCGTCGAGGGCGTGCTGAGCGCGGCCGCGGTCCCGGCGTGTCTGTACACCGCCTACCTCGTCGGTAGCGGTCGGAAGGACCTCGAGACGCTGACGCGCGCGGTCGCCATCATGGGGCTGCTCTACCTCCCGTTCCAGACGATCGAGCCGCTGCGGCAGTTCGCCATCGAGTCCGTCGCCCAGCAGGCCAAGTGGGTGATGGCCCAGCTCGGCTACCACCCGCCCATCGTGGACGGCGACCACGGCTACCACTCGCGGTTCGTATTCACCGGGGAGAACCGCATGACGGGTGAGGCCGGCCACCGGTTCACGACGACGGTGCTGCTGGCGTGTACGGGCGTCGGGAGCATGTCCATCGTCGGCGGCCTCGCGCTCGCGGTGAAGGCGCCGCTGCGCCGCCGCCTGCTCGCGCTCGCCATCACGCTCCCCGTCATCTACGGGCTGAACATCGTGCGCGTCGTCTTCATCGCCATCGCGCACGGCGAACAGTGGTTCGCCGGCCAGACCGTCCAGAACCTCGTGTTCACGATGTTCGCCACCGGCGACGCAAACATGGTGTCGTACCTCTTCGCCGACCGCGTGCTCGCCCAGTCGCTGTCCGTCGTCGTGCTCGTGGCGCTGACGCTCGCCCTCCTCCGCGTCGTCCCGGAACTCGGCGGCGTCGTCGAGGACGTCGCGTACATCGCCACCGGTAACGAGTACGACGTCACCGAGCGGTTCGCGCAGTAG
- a CDS encoding 50S ribosomal protein L16, which produces MSEKPASMYRKIDKPSYTRRDYVTGIPGSKIAQHQMGDLQADKDDYPVQISLVPEEECQLRHGSLEASRLSANRHLIKELGEGNYKMSLRKFPHQIIRENKQATGAGADRVSDGMRQAFGVPVGTAARIYPGERLFTAWCEVDQAETVKEAFRRAYNKITPPCKIVVERGEELLVR; this is translated from the coding sequence ATGTCCGAGAAGCCGGCCTCCATGTACCGGAAGATCGACAAGCCGTCGTACACCCGTCGCGACTACGTCACGGGGATTCCGGGCTCGAAGATCGCACAGCACCAGATGGGCGACCTGCAGGCAGACAAGGACGACTACCCCGTCCAGATCAGCCTCGTCCCCGAGGAGGAGTGCCAGCTCCGCCACGGGAGCCTCGAGGCCTCCCGCCTCTCTGCGAACCGCCACCTCATCAAGGAACTCGGCGAGGGCAACTACAAGATGAGCCTCCGCAAGTTCCCCCACCAGATCATCCGCGAGAACAAGCAGGCGACCGGCGCGGGTGCGGACCGTGTCTCCGACGGGATGCGCCAGGCGTTCGGCGTCCCGGTCGGCACCGCCGCCCGCATCTACCCCGGCGAGCGCCTGTTCACTGCGTGGTGCGAGGTCGACCAGGCCGAGACCGTCAAGGAGGCGTTCCGCCGCGCGTACAACAAGATTACGCCGCCGTGCAAAATCGTCGTCGAGCGCGGCGAGGAACTGCTCGTCCGGTAG